A stretch of Candidatus Neomarinimicrobiota bacterium DNA encodes these proteins:
- a CDS encoding phosphatase PAP2 family protein, producing MKGQRYHFDRLILWYLAGIFVITFLGSYSGLPYLFAALVHLALIFMVLQLSASSRRSDIRSALRWFYPLLLMVPLHYEVEFVGTLLQGGAKFDVLVRAWDQRLFGGHPHRYMADVLPGPWWRELFHLLYLSYFVIVGSGFWFAWRKGRKDGEASPAFLRYAFVFMGVFLTYMVIFILFPVVGPHDDRFLRFHGHGLLGPLIDQLFALGDSAGGAMPSSHVGEAVVVFLLLGPRHQAIRTGFVALIAGLALSTVYCSFHYGIDALAGLLTGPLFYLGWSWVYGRLRGEGSG from the coding sequence GTGAAGGGCCAGCGCTATCATTTTGACCGCTTGATCCTCTGGTACCTGGCGGGCATCTTTGTGATCACCTTTCTGGGGTCCTACAGCGGCCTGCCCTACCTGTTTGCGGCTCTGGTCCATCTGGCACTGATATTCATGGTGCTCCAACTGTCCGCTTCGTCCAGACGGTCGGACATCCGGTCGGCGCTGCGCTGGTTCTATCCGCTGCTGCTCATGGTCCCCCTGCACTACGAGGTGGAGTTTGTAGGCACCCTGCTGCAGGGCGGCGCCAAGTTTGACGTCCTGGTACGGGCATGGGACCAGCGGCTGTTCGGCGGCCACCCGCACCGCTACATGGCCGATGTACTTCCCGGGCCCTGGTGGCGGGAGCTATTTCACCTGCTCTACCTGAGCTATTTTGTCATTGTTGGCAGCGGCTTCTGGTTCGCCTGGCGGAAGGGCCGAAAGGACGGCGAGGCCTCCCCAGCCTTCTTGAGATACGCATTTGTGTTCATGGGGGTTTTTCTCACCTACATGGTGATCTTTATTCTGTTCCCCGTAGTGGGCCCCCACGATGACCGCTTTCTGCGTTTCCATGGCCACGGGTTGCTGGGCCCGCTCATTGACCAGCTGTTCGCTCTCGGAGACAGTGCCGGTGGGGCCATGCCCAGTTCCCACGTTGGGGAAGCGGTGGTGGTGTTTCTGTTGCTTGGGCCCCGGCACCAGGCGATACGAACCGGATTCGTGGCCCTGATCGCCGGGCTGGCGCTGTCCACCGTATACTGCTCATTTCATTACGGCATTGACGCACTGGCCGGACTGCTCACCGGGCCGCTCTTTTACCTGGGATGGAGCTGGGTCTATGGACGCTTGCGCGGGGAAGGATCTGGGTAG
- a CDS encoding class I SAM-dependent methyltransferase: MSYKNSSNPALDLELLFLTNVLKLTSLHYGYWNENDDLTVKNFRVAQQRYTDTLIDMIPDGVNTILDVGCGIGDVSEAMAEQGHQVTALSPDENHRQYFEEHRNGQVAFHNSKFENFNTSMKFDMVLMSESQNYFDMDMGFQQTINHLHRGGYLLVSGTFKKAVSDVFKRVVSIEDKYLERAKSYGLELLKVEDITKYVMPQTLFERNLLEGHIMPLIDIFKRSTGKSLSFRFKLLKIFNRKILNFLTEVYEDRVQRADPALVKQHLKYMRFLFAYR; encoded by the coding sequence ATGAGTTATAAAAATTCGTCCAATCCAGCCCTCGACCTTGAGCTACTCTTCCTTACCAATGTACTCAAGCTGACTTCCCTCCATTATGGCTACTGGAACGAAAATGACGATCTCACCGTCAAAAACTTCAGGGTGGCCCAGCAACGGTACACCGATACCTTGATTGATATGATTCCGGATGGGGTCAATACGATTCTCGATGTTGGCTGCGGTATTGGAGATGTTTCCGAGGCTATGGCCGAGCAGGGACACCAGGTGACGGCTCTGTCGCCGGATGAGAATCATCGCCAGTATTTTGAAGAGCACAGAAATGGGCAAGTTGCGTTTCACAATTCCAAATTCGAAAATTTCAACACGTCCATGAAGTTCGATATGGTTCTGATGAGCGAATCACAGAACTATTTCGATATGGATATGGGTTTCCAACAGACCATCAATCACCTTCATCGAGGTGGCTACCTGCTGGTTTCCGGAACCTTCAAGAAGGCGGTATCGGATGTCTTCAAGCGAGTGGTCAGTATTGAAGACAAATATCTGGAGCGCGCGAAAAGCTACGGCCTGGAGCTGCTGAAGGTCGAGGATATTACCAAATATGTTATGCCACAGACCCTTTTTGAACGAAATCTTCTGGAGGGGCATATCATGCCGTTAATCGACATATTTAAACGAAGCACCGGCAAGTCGCTCTCGTTCCGGTTCAAACTGCTCAAGATCTTCAATCGCAAAATTCTCAACTTCCTTACGGAGGTCTATGAGGATCGCGTTCAGCGCGCCGATCCCGCCCTGGTTAAGCAGCATCTCAAGTACATGCGCTTTCTGTTTGCTTATCGTTAG
- a CDS encoding NAD(P)-dependent oxidoreductase, translating to MHVFLTGASGFIGRNLVPYLQSRGCELTCLLRDPERLPEPLRSTVSVVVGDVTRPGTEVTRALSKADAVVHLAARLWSHTYAEYDIVNRQGSEQLVKVTADAAASLRRFLMVSSIAATGPALPGKPVTESTPPAPVSWYGQTKLAGEQALNGAPFPWTILRPPMVYGPHDRGIRRFFTLAAKHIRPQLHWGRMELSLIHVQDVCQAIWLVLSSEDRPHSSYLINDGQPIYKVSDVLKLVARAGNAWTVPLPLPAWLLRTVEWSLTAGQRLGWSPKGLAADKLREVRQTAWTCDSTLMASTLGFSPEIPLSIGIPTLADWYRETGVL from the coding sequence ATGCACGTTTTCCTCACCGGCGCATCAGGCTTCATCGGCAGAAACCTGGTGCCCTATTTGCAGAGCCGGGGTTGTGAACTTACCTGCCTGTTGCGCGACCCCGAGCGCCTGCCCGAGCCATTACGGTCAACCGTCAGCGTCGTGGTCGGCGACGTGACCCGCCCGGGGACTGAGGTAACCCGGGCGCTGTCAAAAGCGGACGCGGTGGTCCATCTGGCCGCCCGTCTGTGGTCGCATACCTATGCCGAATACGATATCGTCAACCGCCAGGGATCGGAGCAGCTGGTCAAGGTTACCGCCGACGCCGCGGCTTCCCTGCGCAGGTTCCTGATGGTGAGCAGCATTGCCGCCACGGGGCCAGCATTGCCGGGCAAACCGGTTACCGAGTCCACCCCCCCCGCTCCGGTCTCATGGTACGGGCAGACCAAGCTGGCCGGAGAGCAAGCCCTGAACGGAGCTCCGTTCCCCTGGACAATCCTGCGGCCCCCCATGGTGTATGGACCCCATGACCGGGGTATCCGCCGATTCTTCACGCTGGCTGCAAAACACATACGGCCGCAGCTGCACTGGGGGCGGATGGAGCTATCGCTCATTCACGTGCAGGATGTCTGCCAGGCCATCTGGCTGGTCCTCTCATCAGAGGACCGACCTCATTCCAGCTACCTGATCAATGATGGGCAGCCCATCTACAAGGTAAGTGACGTACTCAAGCTCGTGGCCCGGGCCGGCAATGCCTGGACGGTTCCCCTGCCGCTGCCAGCTTGGCTGCTGCGAACAGTTGAATGGTCTCTTACAGCGGGACAGCGACTCGGTTGGTCACCGAAGGGGCTGGCCGCCGATAAGTTGCGGGAAGTGCGCCAGACGGCCTGGACATGTGACAGTACCCTCATGGCCTCGACCCTGGGCTTCAGCCCAGAGATACCCCTCTCCATCGGGATTCCCACCCTGGCCGACTGGTACCGGGAAACGGGTGTGCTGTGA
- a CDS encoding MFS transporter has product MAATILGSSLAFIDSTVVNVALPVIQIEINATVAHVQWVVEAYALFLAALLLVSDSLGHRYDRRRNYALGVSLFALASIWCGWAR; this is encoded by the coding sequence CTGGCGGCCACCATACTCGGCTCCAGCCTGGCCTTTATTGATAGCACAGTGGTCAATGTGGCCCTCCCGGTCATACAGATAGAAATCAACGCCACGGTTGCTCACGTACAGTGGGTGGTGGAAGCGTACGCCCTGTTCCTGGCGGCCTTGCTGCTGGTGAGCGACTCGCTGGGGCACCGTTACGATCGCAGGCGCAACTACGCCCTTGGCGTCAGCCTCTTTGCCCTGGCATCCATCTGGTGCGGATGGGCGCGGTAG
- a CDS encoding N-acetyltransferase yields MHVQKVSGHAQLRRFIDLPYRLYQHHPQWVPPLRLDIKAQLAHNKHPFFRHASHALFLAQHKGRDLGRIAVFHNRKHNRVYETNIGMFGYLDMVDDVAVTGALLEAAATWLNQFQATHLQGPYSPDINGPVGILLDAFDCPPMMLMPYNFSYYPEHLKQLGFAKTKDVWAYHLRAGDPIPQRLLNFGRRMEERGRFTIRSLRMKHYWDEVALIKAIYNQAWAENWGALWMDDEEFNTIAKDLKLLIDPDLAYIAEVDGEVVGFSLSLPNINEALAHLPDGRLFPLGLPKLLWHKRRIRSLRAFILGVLRPYRRLGIDAAFYLRTFRTALAKGYRLAEMSWILEDNVPMIHALQKMGARKAKTYRIYRRKLDGVMDG; encoded by the coding sequence TTGCACGTTCAGAAAGTCTCCGGTCACGCGCAGCTGCGCCGCTTTATCGACCTGCCGTATCGGCTCTATCAGCATCATCCGCAGTGGGTACCGCCCCTGCGATTAGACATCAAGGCGCAGCTGGCCCACAACAAGCACCCCTTCTTCCGGCACGCCTCCCACGCCCTGTTTCTAGCCCAGCATAAGGGGCGCGATCTGGGACGGATAGCCGTCTTTCACAACCGCAAGCACAACCGGGTCTATGAAACCAACATCGGGATGTTTGGCTACCTGGACATGGTGGACGATGTGGCGGTCACCGGTGCCCTGCTGGAAGCCGCCGCAACCTGGTTGAACCAGTTTCAGGCTACCCACCTGCAGGGCCCCTACAGCCCCGACATTAACGGCCCCGTGGGCATACTCTTGGACGCATTCGATTGCCCCCCCATGATGCTCATGCCGTATAACTTTTCCTACTACCCTGAGCATCTCAAGCAACTGGGTTTTGCAAAGACCAAGGACGTGTGGGCCTATCACTTGCGCGCGGGCGACCCCATTCCCCAGCGGCTACTGAACTTTGGCCGCCGCATGGAGGAGCGGGGACGCTTCACTATTCGCAGCCTCCGGATGAAGCACTACTGGGATGAGGTGGCCCTGATCAAGGCGATCTATAACCAGGCCTGGGCCGAAAACTGGGGCGCCCTGTGGATGGACGACGAGGAGTTCAACACCATCGCCAAGGACCTCAAGCTGCTCATCGACCCGGACCTGGCCTATATCGCTGAGGTGGACGGCGAGGTGGTCGGGTTCTCCCTCAGTCTGCCCAATATCAACGAGGCCCTGGCCCATCTTCCCGACGGCCGCCTGTTTCCCCTGGGGCTGCCCAAACTACTATGGCACAAGCGGCGCATCCGCTCCCTGCGCGCGTTCATCCTCGGCGTGCTCAGGCCCTATCGCCGGCTGGGTATTGACGCCGCCTTTTATTTGCGGACTTTTCGCACTGCGCTGGCGAAAGGCTATCGCCTGGCGGAGATGTCGTGGATTCTGGAGGACAACGTGCCGATGATCCACGCCCTACAGAAGATGGGCGCCCGGAAGGCGAAAACCTACCGCATCTACCGACGAAAATTGGACGGGGTTATGGATGGCTAG
- a CDS encoding DUF1844 domain-containing protein → MTETQSGLPDDPHFVALIADLVAQAWVALGKIKHPVTDKLERNIAAAGTIIDMLDMLNRKSAGNRSREEDRLLLESIQQLKLNYIAEKDKPDEPQEETASVQGPAEQRGNGDDKDEKIRPARRKTTSRKKSSPTKRKRKPRPKSGAKRDA, encoded by the coding sequence ATGACCGAAACACAAAGTGGCCTCCCTGACGATCCCCATTTCGTTGCCCTGATCGCAGACCTGGTCGCCCAAGCCTGGGTGGCGCTGGGCAAAATCAAGCACCCTGTTACGGACAAACTCGAACGCAATATTGCGGCCGCCGGAACCATCATCGATATGTTGGACATGCTGAACCGGAAGAGCGCCGGAAATCGCAGCCGGGAGGAAGACCGGCTCCTGTTGGAATCCATCCAGCAGCTGAAGCTGAACTACATTGCCGAGAAGGATAAACCCGACGAGCCCCAGGAAGAGACGGCTAGCGTTCAGGGGCCCGCTGAGCAGCGCGGCAACGGCGACGATAAAGACGAAAAGATCCGGCCTGCCCGCAGGAAGACCACTTCGAGGAAAAAATCCTCCCCTACCAAGCGCAAAAGGAAACCCAGACCGAAATCTGGAGCCAAGCGCGATGCTTAG
- the recG gene encoding ATP-dependent DNA helicase RecG: protein MNLSPPPKLRPSDPVQYAKGIGPVRAQALEEVGVQTVEDLLYYLPRRYLDRRNIAAISDLKIGEQATVVAQVAGHGIKTTRRKRYFQVTVTDETGMLVCIWFNRYDWLRNRFKVGQRVALHGKVEYYQQLQLLHPEFDLLDQDEAAPETGMILPLYPGTAELKLKGLDSRRFRRVLAGCWERMVPLPDHFSTEFRQQFGLPELSTALRQIHAPDDEDWIRKATHRLKFDEHFFLQLLMALRRQSLDSLPGRAFPDRGPIVRQIYKNLPFELTAAQVRVMQEIRGDLQSGRMMNRLLQGDVGSGKTVVALLAAALVAGAQAQVAVMAPTEILAEQHYRAFSGMAAGIDLPLALLTGSTPGAKRAKLLRELEAGRILLVVGTHALIQEDVALKDLALIIVDEQHRFGVLQRGRLMEKGIYPHVLTMTATPIPRTLAITYHGDMDISILDELPADRRPVSTRVIAPGELPKVYQSMRGELAQGRRSFVVYPVIGDNGEPPAGNAANSKELRSAKAGYVHLRDQVFSDYKVGYLHGRMKGPDKDAIMQAFQSGDLQVLVSTTVIEVGIDVAEATVMLVENAERFGLTQLHQLRGRVGRGQWPGQCFLVQRGGGEEAAERLAILERTADGFEIADEDLKLRGPGELFGGRQHGFDKMHLTSMVSDGPIIRAARQAAFSIVQLDPQLNRAEHRPLKQVLKQKYHHQLDFITLN from the coding sequence GTGAATCTCTCCCCGCCACCCAAACTTCGACCCAGCGATCCGGTTCAATATGCCAAAGGCATCGGGCCCGTGCGTGCCCAGGCACTGGAGGAGGTGGGCGTGCAAACGGTGGAGGACCTGCTCTACTACCTGCCTCGCCGCTATCTTGACCGGCGCAACATCGCGGCCATCTCTGATCTCAAGATCGGCGAGCAGGCTACCGTGGTAGCCCAAGTGGCCGGTCACGGTATCAAGACTACCCGTCGGAAGCGGTACTTTCAGGTGACGGTCACCGATGAAACTGGCATGCTGGTCTGCATCTGGTTTAACCGTTACGACTGGCTCAGGAACCGCTTCAAGGTGGGTCAACGGGTGGCCCTCCACGGCAAGGTGGAGTACTACCAGCAGCTGCAGCTGCTGCACCCCGAGTTCGATTTGCTCGACCAGGACGAGGCCGCCCCTGAGACAGGCATGATTCTGCCCCTCTATCCCGGAACCGCGGAACTGAAGTTGAAGGGCCTGGACAGCCGCCGATTCCGCAGGGTCCTCGCCGGGTGTTGGGAGCGGATGGTGCCGCTTCCGGACCATTTCTCAACAGAATTCAGGCAGCAGTTTGGCCTGCCGGAGCTATCGACCGCCCTGCGTCAGATTCACGCTCCCGATGACGAGGACTGGATCAGGAAGGCCACTCACCGCCTGAAATTCGACGAGCACTTTTTTTTGCAGCTACTCATGGCGCTACGACGGCAATCGCTGGATAGCCTGCCGGGGCGCGCCTTCCCGGACCGCGGCCCAATTGTACGCCAAATATACAAGAATTTGCCCTTTGAACTGACGGCCGCCCAGGTTCGGGTGATGCAGGAGATTCGCGGCGACCTGCAGTCAGGCCGCATGATGAACCGCCTGCTCCAGGGCGATGTGGGCAGCGGCAAGACAGTGGTAGCGCTGCTGGCGGCGGCACTGGTAGCTGGCGCCCAGGCCCAGGTAGCTGTCATGGCTCCCACCGAAATCCTCGCCGAGCAACACTATCGGGCTTTCAGCGGCATGGCCGCCGGAATCGACCTGCCCCTGGCGCTGCTGACCGGCAGCACACCCGGGGCCAAGCGTGCAAAGTTGTTGCGCGAACTGGAGGCGGGGCGCATACTGCTGGTGGTGGGTACGCATGCCCTGATCCAGGAGGACGTCGCCCTGAAGGACCTGGCGCTTATCATAGTGGATGAGCAGCACCGGTTCGGTGTTCTGCAACGTGGACGCCTCATGGAAAAGGGCATCTACCCCCATGTGCTGACCATGACCGCTACCCCCATTCCGCGGACGCTGGCCATCACCTACCACGGCGACATGGATATCTCGATCCTCGACGAGCTGCCTGCTGACCGTCGGCCGGTTTCCACCAGGGTCATCGCTCCCGGCGAGCTACCGAAAGTTTACCAGTCGATGCGCGGCGAGCTGGCGCAAGGCCGCAGAAGCTTTGTGGTCTATCCTGTTATTGGCGATAACGGCGAGCCGCCGGCCGGCAACGCAGCGAACAGCAAGGAATTGCGTTCTGCCAAGGCCGGATATGTCCATCTGAGGGATCAAGTCTTTTCCGACTATAAGGTTGGGTATCTGCATGGCCGCATGAAGGGACCTGACAAGGACGCCATCATGCAGGCCTTCCAGTCTGGCGACCTGCAGGTGTTGGTGAGCACCACGGTGATCGAGGTCGGTATCGACGTCGCGGAAGCCACCGTGATGCTGGTGGAGAATGCAGAGCGCTTCGGTCTGACGCAGCTGCATCAGTTGCGCGGACGGGTCGGCCGGGGACAGTGGCCCGGGCAATGTTTCTTGGTGCAGCGGGGCGGTGGAGAGGAAGCGGCGGAGCGTCTGGCGATTCTGGAACGCACGGCCGATGGGTTTGAAATTGCAGATGAAGACCTTAAATTGCGCGGCCCCGGGGAGCTTTTCGGCGGTCGGCAGCACGGCTTTGATAAGATGCACTTGACGAGCATGGTATCCGATGGCCCCATCATACGGGCTGCCAGGCAGGCCGCATTTTCCATCGTGCAGTTAGACCCACAGCTCAACCGGGCGGAACACCGGCCACTCAAGCAAGTACTTAAGCAAAAATACCACCACCAACTGGACTTTATTACGCTCAATTAG